One Vibrio sp. 16 genomic window carries:
- a CDS encoding DUF2189 domain-containing protein, which translates to MPRTVNPHDFKEKHKEVPDAEYARTIPCNQVSVSAPFHWLSLGLHDFIRMPLISAFYGLCFMAAAIGIVLLVQWQGTHLVVMPSLVVYMLIGPFLALGLYDASWEREKGHSASLLHSMKAIGRNSTSQWAFAVLLAVCMIFWMRIAALLHALYPSVQGAPLTEFMPFLVIGSLVGFILACVVFSISAFSIPLMMERHVDMMTAVFTSFNAVKSNIPAMIVWAGLICGGILVGFATYGIGMLFTMPILGYGTWHAYHETIKKKHHP; encoded by the coding sequence ATGCCTCGTACGGTGAATCCACACGACTTCAAAGAGAAACATAAAGAAGTCCCAGACGCGGAATATGCTCGCACCATTCCGTGTAATCAAGTAAGCGTTTCAGCGCCATTTCATTGGCTCTCGTTGGGCTTACACGACTTTATCAGAATGCCTCTTATCAGCGCATTCTATGGTTTATGCTTTATGGCCGCCGCGATTGGTATTGTATTACTCGTTCAATGGCAAGGAACTCACCTCGTGGTGATGCCTAGCCTAGTTGTTTACATGCTAATCGGCCCTTTCCTCGCTCTCGGTTTATACGATGCGAGTTGGGAAAGAGAGAAAGGACACAGCGCCAGCCTGCTTCATTCAATGAAAGCGATCGGACGCAATTCGACCTCTCAATGGGCATTCGCGGTCTTGCTGGCAGTATGTATGATTTTCTGGATGCGCATCGCTGCGTTGCTTCACGCCTTATACCCTTCCGTGCAAGGTGCTCCGCTCACCGAATTTATGCCTTTCCTCGTGATAGGCTCTCTAGTTGGCTTTATCCTCGCTTGTGTTGTGTTCAGCATCTCCGCATTTTCAATTCCACTGATGATGGAACGTCACGTCGATATGATGACCGCGGTATTTACCAGCTTCAATGCCGTTAAGTCCAACATTCCGGCTATGATTGTGTGGGCAGGCTTAATTTGTGGCGGTATTTTGGTGGGCTTCGCCACTTACGGGATCGGCATGTTGTTCACAATGCCAATACTCGGCTACGGCACTTGGCACGCATACCACGAAACCATTAAGAAGAAACATCACCCTTAA
- the metK gene encoding methionine adenosyltransferase, which translates to MAKHLFTSESVSEGHPDKIADQISDAVLDAILEQDPKARVACETYVKTGMVMVGGEITTSAWVDIEELTRQTVREIGYVHSDMGFDADSCAVLNTIGKQSPDINQGVDKADPKEQGAGDQGIMFGYATNETEILMPAPITYAHRLVEKQAEVRKSGKLNFLRPDAKSQVTFQYDQGKIVGIDAVVLSTQHCDSVSTPDLREAVMEEIIKPVLPSEWINKETNFFINPTGRFVIGGPMGDCGLTGRKIIVDTYGGAARHGGGAFSGKDPSKVDRSAAYAARYVAKNIVAAGMADRCEIQLSYAIGVADPTSIMVETFGTEKVSHDIIVEAVRQNFDLRPYGLQEMLNLLQPIYKKTAAYGHFGREEFPWEATDKAAILADFAGLK; encoded by the coding sequence ATGGCTAAGCACCTATTCACTTCTGAGTCGGTATCAGAAGGTCATCCAGATAAAATTGCAGACCAAATTTCTGATGCTGTTCTTGATGCAATTCTAGAACAAGACCCAAAAGCACGTGTCGCGTGTGAAACTTACGTTAAAACCGGTATGGTCATGGTTGGTGGTGAGATCACGACTTCAGCATGGGTAGATATCGAAGAGCTAACGCGTCAAACCGTGCGTGAGATTGGCTACGTTCACTCTGATATGGGTTTTGACGCGGATTCTTGCGCCGTTCTAAACACTATCGGTAAGCAGTCACCAGACATCAACCAAGGTGTTGACAAAGCCGACCCTAAAGAGCAAGGCGCAGGGGACCAAGGCATTATGTTTGGTTACGCAACCAACGAAACAGAAATCCTAATGCCAGCACCTATCACTTACGCACACCGCTTAGTTGAAAAACAAGCAGAAGTACGTAAGAGCGGCAAACTAAACTTCCTACGTCCAGATGCGAAATCTCAGGTAACGTTCCAATACGATCAAGGTAAGATTGTGGGTATCGATGCGGTTGTTCTTTCAACTCAGCACTGTGACTCAGTATCAACTCCTGACCTACGTGAAGCGGTAATGGAAGAGATCATCAAGCCAGTATTGCCGTCTGAGTGGATCAACAAAGAAACTAACTTCTTCATCAACCCAACGGGTCGTTTCGTAATCGGTGGTCCAATGGGTGACTGTGGTCTAACTGGTCGTAAGATCATCGTTGATACCTACGGCGGCGCAGCTCGTCACGGTGGCGGTGCGTTCTCTGGTAAAGATCCATCAAAAGTAGACCGCTCTGCAGCATACGCTGCACGTTACGTAGCGAAAAACATCGTTGCGGCTGGCATGGCTGATCGTTGTGAGATCCAACTTTCTTACGCAATCGGTGTTGCGGATCCAACCTCTATCATGGTGGAAACGTTCGGCACTGAGAAAGTCTCTCACGACATTATCGTAGAAGCAGTTCGCCAGAACTTCGATCTACGTCCATACGGTCTACAAGAGATGCTGAACCTACTTCAGCCTATCTACAAGAAGACAGCAGCTTACGGTCACTTCGGTCGTGAAGAGTTCCCATGGGAAGCGACAGATAAAGCAGCGATTCTTGCAGACTTCGCAGGTCTTAAGTAA
- the tkt gene encoding transketolase produces MSSRQHLANAIRALSMDGVQQANSGHPGAPMGMADIAEVLWRSHLNHNPANPEWADRDRFVLSNGHGSMLIYSLLHLSGYELSIDDLKNFRQLHSKTPGHPEYGYAPGIETTTGPLGQGITNAVGMALAEKTLAAQFNKEGFDIVDHFTYAFMGDGCLMEGISHEACSLAGTLGLGKLIAFWDDNGISIDGHVEGWFSDDTPKRFEAYGWHVIPAVDGHDPEAINAAIIAAKADPRPTLICTKTVIGFGSPNKSGSHDCHGAPLGAEEIAATRKQLGWEHGPFEIPADVYAQWDAKQAGAEKEAAWNAKFDAYAAAYPEEAAELKRRLNGELPAQWEEKANAIIADLQANPANIASRKASQNALEAFGAMLPEFLGGSADLAPSNLTMWSGSKSVSAEDPAGNYIHYGVREFGMTAIMNGIALHGGFVPYGATFLMFMEYARNAMRMAALMKVQNIQVYTHDSIGLGEDGPTHQPVEQMASLRLTPNMSTWRPCDQVESAVAWKLAIECKDGPTSLIFSRQNLAQQERSEEQVANIAKGAYILKDCAGKPELILIATGSEVELAVNAAAELTAEGKKVRVVSMPSTDAFDKQDAQYREAVLPSDVTARIAIEAGIADFWYKYVGFGGKIIGMTTFGESAPAGELFKMFGFTTENVVNTAKELLS; encoded by the coding sequence ATGTCTTCTCGTCAACATCTCGCTAATGCTATCCGCGCTCTAAGCATGGATGGTGTACAACAGGCTAACTCTGGCCACCCAGGCGCCCCTATGGGTATGGCTGATATCGCTGAAGTTCTTTGGCGCTCTCACCTAAACCACAACCCAGCAAACCCAGAATGGGCTGACCGCGACCGTTTCGTTCTTTCAAATGGCCACGGCTCTATGCTGATTTACTCTTTGCTACACCTTTCGGGTTACGAGCTATCGATTGACGATCTGAAGAACTTCCGTCAGCTTCACTCTAAGACACCAGGCCACCCTGAGTACGGTTACGCACCAGGTATCGAGACAACGACAGGTCCTCTAGGTCAAGGTATCACCAACGCTGTAGGTATGGCGTTAGCTGAGAAGACGTTGGCAGCACAGTTCAACAAAGAAGGCTTTGATATCGTTGACCACTTCACTTATGCATTCATGGGTGACGGCTGTCTGATGGAAGGTATCTCTCACGAAGCATGTTCTTTAGCTGGTACGCTAGGTCTTGGTAAGTTGATTGCGTTCTGGGATGACAACGGCATCTCTATCGATGGTCACGTTGAAGGCTGGTTCTCTGATGACACACCTAAGCGTTTTGAAGCGTACGGCTGGCATGTAATCCCAGCGGTAGACGGTCACGATCCTGAAGCGATCAACGCAGCAATCATCGCCGCTAAAGCGGATCCTCGCCCAACTCTGATTTGTACTAAAACAGTGATCGGTTTTGGTTCGCCTAACAAGTCTGGCTCTCACGACTGTCACGGTGCACCACTAGGCGCAGAAGAAATTGCAGCGACTCGCAAGCAACTTGGTTGGGAGCACGGTCCATTTGAAATTCCTGCTGATGTTTATGCACAGTGGGATGCAAAACAAGCGGGTGCTGAAAAAGAAGCTGCATGGAATGCTAAGTTCGATGCTTATGCCGCGGCATACCCTGAAGAAGCCGCTGAGCTTAAGCGTCGCCTAAACGGTGAACTACCAGCACAGTGGGAAGAGAAAGCAAACGCAATCATTGCTGACCTGCAAGCAAATCCTGCAAACATCGCATCACGTAAAGCGTCTCAAAACGCGCTAGAAGCGTTCGGTGCTATGCTACCAGAATTCCTAGGCGGCTCGGCTGACCTTGCGCCTTCTAACCTTACTATGTGGTCTGGTTCTAAGTCTGTGTCGGCTGAAGATCCAGCGGGTAACTACATCCACTACGGTGTACGTGAATTTGGTATGACAGCGATCATGAACGGTATTGCACTACACGGTGGTTTCGTACCATACGGCGCAACCTTCCTAATGTTCATGGAATACGCTCGTAACGCGATGCGTATGGCTGCTCTGATGAAAGTTCAGAACATTCAGGTTTACACGCACGACTCTATCGGTCTTGGCGAAGATGGCCCAACTCACCAACCAGTTGAGCAAATGGCGTCTCTACGTCTAACGCCAAACATGAGCACATGGCGTCCATGTGACCAAGTTGAGTCTGCAGTCGCTTGGAAACTGGCTATCGAGTGTAAAGACGGCCCAACGTCGCTAATCTTCTCTCGTCAAAACCTTGCACAGCAAGAGCGTAGCGAAGAGCAAGTAGCTAACATTGCTAAAGGTGCTTACATCCTGAAAGATTGTGCTGGCAAGCCAGAGCTAATCCTTATCGCAACAGGTTCTGAAGTTGAGCTAGCGGTTAACGCTGCTGCTGAACTAACAGCTGAAGGTAAGAAAGTACGCGTAGTTTCAATGCCATCTACAGATGCTTTCGACAAGCAAGACGCGCAGTACCGCGAAGCAGTACTACCATCAGACGTAACTGCGCGTATCGCTATCGAAGCGGGTATTGCTGACTTCTGGTACAAGTACGTTGGCTTCGGCGGCAAGATCATCGGTATGACAACGTTCGGTGAATCTGCTCCAGCAGGCGAACTGTTCAAGATGTTCGGTTTCACTACAGAAAACGTAGTGAACACAGCGAAAGAACTACTTTCTTAA
- a CDS encoding PTS transporter subunit EIIC: MLDSLKTGLSKLSLIGKALMLPISILPAAGLLLAFGAKLDIPLMMRAGGVIFDNLALLFAVGAAVGLTKESGIAALAAIVAMVVMNATMGVALGITPEMAIGGGRYAMVMGIPSLQTGVFGGLIAGILAAVMYQRFYDTKLPDFLGFFAGKRFVPIVTAFSAFLIGLVLPYIWSYIQSGIDALSHMANGGNMYVSTFIYGFMERALIPVGLHHIFYSPYWFSFGEYTTAAGTIVNGDHTIWFKMLEDGVKTFSTSEYQEAGKFLSGNFAIYMFAFPAACLAMYHEANDKNKKIAAGILGSAALTSFVTGITEPVEFAFIFVAPVLYVFSAIMAGVSYAVTYALDVHIGKTFSAGIIDFVSFGVLPAMDGFKTNWFNVILWGSAMAAIYYTVFRFAIRKLNLKTVGREDTQSKAITLENEELASEITTLIGGAANITSIGACITRLRLQIKDQSLVNEKGIKDLGAMGVIKVGSSGLQIILGARAQFVAEIMSDSLSDTSASLSVSPS; this comes from the coding sequence ATGCTAGATAGTTTAAAAACAGGCTTATCTAAGCTTTCCTTGATAGGGAAGGCATTGATGCTGCCTATATCCATCTTACCAGCAGCAGGTCTACTGCTCGCCTTTGGCGCTAAGCTCGATATCCCGCTTATGATGCGTGCTGGGGGCGTCATATTTGATAACTTAGCCTTGCTGTTTGCCGTGGGGGCTGCCGTTGGTTTGACTAAGGAATCTGGGATCGCCGCCTTAGCTGCGATTGTTGCGATGGTTGTCATGAATGCAACCATGGGGGTCGCGTTAGGTATTACGCCTGAGATGGCGATCGGTGGTGGTCGTTATGCGATGGTGATGGGCATTCCGTCATTGCAAACGGGTGTCTTTGGTGGACTTATCGCTGGTATTCTCGCTGCCGTTATGTACCAACGCTTTTATGATACTAAGCTGCCTGATTTCCTTGGCTTCTTTGCCGGTAAACGTTTTGTTCCTATTGTGACTGCATTTTCTGCGTTTCTCATCGGGTTAGTATTACCTTATATTTGGTCATATATTCAGTCAGGGATTGATGCGCTGTCGCACATGGCGAATGGCGGCAACATGTATGTCTCAACGTTCATCTACGGATTTATGGAACGCGCTCTAATTCCAGTTGGCCTCCATCATATCTTTTATAGCCCTTATTGGTTCTCTTTCGGGGAGTACACCACCGCCGCTGGAACTATTGTAAACGGCGATCATACGATTTGGTTTAAAATGCTCGAAGATGGCGTCAAAACATTCTCAACCAGCGAATACCAAGAAGCAGGTAAATTCCTATCGGGCAACTTTGCAATTTACATGTTCGCTTTCCCTGCGGCGTGTTTAGCGATGTATCACGAAGCGAATGACAAAAACAAAAAAATAGCAGCGGGTATTTTGGGTTCAGCTGCACTTACCTCTTTTGTTACCGGTATTACAGAGCCAGTGGAATTCGCGTTTATCTTTGTCGCGCCTGTGCTTTATGTGTTCTCTGCAATTATGGCTGGGGTGTCTTATGCGGTGACGTATGCGCTGGATGTTCACATAGGTAAAACCTTCTCTGCAGGTATCATTGATTTTGTTTCATTTGGGGTTCTTCCAGCGATGGATGGCTTTAAAACCAACTGGTTCAATGTGATTCTTTGGGGCTCAGCGATGGCTGCGATTTACTACACGGTTTTCCGCTTTGCAATTCGAAAACTCAACTTGAAAACGGTTGGACGTGAGGATACGCAAAGTAAGGCTATTACCTTAGAAAATGAAGAGCTAGCGAGTGAAATTACAACCTTGATTGGTGGTGCCGCGAACATTACTTCGATAGGGGCATGTATTACCAGGTTGCGCCTACAGATTAAAGATCAGTCACTTGTGAATGAGAAGGGAATCAAAGACCTCGGCGCGATGGGAGTCATAAAAGTGGGTTCAAGTGGCTTGCAAATCATTCTAGGTGCGCGGGCTCAATTTGTGGCTGAAATTATGAGTGATAGTCTCAGCGATACTTCGGCTTCACTGTCAGTAAGCCCTAGCTAA
- the epd gene encoding erythrose-4-phosphate dehydrogenase, with translation MLRVAINGFGRIGRNVLRAVYESGKSQQIKVVAVNELAQPDAMAHLLQYDTSHGRFGKKVTNDQEHIYIHHDSGEFDSIRILHLSDIELLPWRDLEVDLVLDCTGVFGSQADGQEHIKAGAKKVLFSHPGANDLDNTIIYGVNHDTLKAEHKVVSNGSCTTNCIVPIIKALDDAFEIESGTITTIHSSMNDQQVIDAYHSDLRRTRAASQSIIPVDTKLHKGIERIFPKFSNKFEAISVRVPTVNVTAMDLSVTINTNVKVNDVNQTIVNASQCTLQGIVDYTEAPLVSIDFNHDPHSAIVDGTQTRVSNGHLVKMLVWCDNEWGFANRMLDTALAMQAAK, from the coding sequence ATGCTAAGAGTTGCGATCAATGGATTTGGACGTATCGGTCGTAATGTACTGCGGGCAGTATATGAAAGTGGCAAAAGCCAGCAGATTAAAGTGGTAGCAGTCAATGAGCTTGCTCAGCCAGATGCCATGGCGCACCTACTGCAATACGATACAAGCCACGGTCGATTCGGCAAGAAGGTGACCAACGACCAAGAGCATATCTATATTCATCATGACAGCGGAGAGTTTGATTCTATCCGCATTCTACATCTCAGTGATATTGAGCTGCTGCCGTGGCGCGATCTAGAGGTCGATCTGGTCTTAGATTGTACAGGTGTTTTTGGCTCTCAAGCGGATGGTCAAGAGCATATCAAAGCGGGCGCAAAGAAAGTCCTATTTTCACACCCTGGGGCCAACGATCTCGACAATACCATTATCTATGGTGTGAACCACGATACGCTAAAAGCCGAACACAAAGTTGTCTCCAACGGTTCGTGTACCACTAACTGTATTGTCCCTATCATTAAAGCCCTTGATGACGCTTTTGAAATCGAATCTGGCACCATTACTACGATTCACTCATCGATGAACGACCAACAAGTCATTGATGCGTACCACTCCGATTTGCGTCGAACACGTGCCGCCAGCCAGTCGATCATTCCCGTAGACACTAAGTTGCATAAAGGTATTGAAAGAATCTTCCCGAAATTTTCTAACAAATTTGAAGCGATTTCCGTGCGAGTACCAACGGTAAACGTCACGGCGATGGATTTAAGTGTCACAATTAATACAAATGTGAAAGTTAATGACGTAAATCAAACCATTGTTAACGCATCTCAGTGTACATTACAGGGCATTGTTGACTATACTGAAGCGCCGCTCGTTTCTATCGACTTTAATCATGATCCCCATAGCGCGATTGTCGATGGTACACAGACTCGAGTGAGCAATGGGCATTTAGTGAAAATGCTTGTTTGGTGTGATAACGAATGGGGCTTTGCGAACCGCATGCTGGATACTGCGCTCGCAATGCAAGCTGCAAAGTAA
- a CDS encoding phosphoglycerate kinase: MSVIKMTDLDLAGKRVFIRADLNVPVKEGKVTSDARILASLPTIKHCLEAGAKVMVTSHLGRPTEGEYAEEFSLQPVVNYLNDALDCDVKLAKDYLDGLELNTGELVVLENVRFNKGEKKNEEELSKKYAALCDIFVMDAFGTAHRAQASTHGVGMNAPVACAGPLLAAELEALGKAMDNPERPLVAIVGGSKVSTKLTVLESLSKVADQLVVGGGIANTFIAAAGHNVGKSLYEADLVETAQKLMKECSIPVATDVACAKAFDENAEAEIKNVADVADDDMIFDLGPDSTAALAEIIANAKTILWNGPVGVFEFKNFEAGTKGISEAIAKSAGFSVAGGGDTLAAIDQFGIKADVSYISTGGGAFLEFVEGKVLPAVAMLEERAK, translated from the coding sequence ATGTCTGTAATCAAGATGACTGACCTGGATCTAGCAGGTAAACGTGTATTTATCCGTGCGGACCTAAACGTACCTGTAAAAGAAGGCAAAGTGACTTCTGATGCACGTATCCTAGCATCTCTACCAACGATCAAGCACTGTCTAGAAGCTGGCGCTAAAGTTATGGTTACTTCTCACCTAGGTCGTCCAACTGAAGGTGAATACGCAGAAGAGTTCTCTCTACAACCTGTTGTTAACTACCTAAACGACGCACTAGATTGCGACGTTAAACTAGCGAAAGATTACCTAGATGGCCTAGAGCTAAACACAGGTGAGCTAGTTGTTCTTGAAAACGTTCGCTTTAACAAAGGCGAGAAGAAGAACGAAGAAGAGCTATCTAAGAAATACGCAGCACTTTGTGACATCTTCGTAATGGATGCATTTGGTACGGCTCACCGTGCTCAAGCGTCTACTCACGGTGTTGGTATGAACGCGCCTGTTGCGTGTGCTGGTCCTCTTCTTGCTGCTGAACTAGAAGCACTAGGTAAAGCAATGGACAACCCAGAGCGTCCACTTGTTGCTATCGTTGGTGGTTCTAAAGTTTCTACTAAACTAACCGTTCTAGAGTCTCTATCTAAAGTCGCTGACCAGCTAGTTGTTGGTGGTGGTATCGCGAACACATTTATCGCTGCAGCAGGCCACAACGTAGGTAAGTCTCTATACGAAGCTGACCTAGTTGAAACCGCTCAAAAACTAATGAAAGAGTGTTCTATCCCAGTTGCGACTGACGTTGCATGTGCGAAAGCATTCGACGAGAACGCAGAAGCTGAAATCAAGAACGTTGCTGACGTCGCTGACGACGACATGATCTTCGACCTAGGTCCAGACTCAACGGCAGCTCTAGCTGAAATCATCGCTAACGCTAAGACAATCCTATGGAACGGTCCTGTAGGCGTATTCGAATTCAAGAACTTCGAAGCGGGTACCAAAGGTATCTCTGAAGCGATCGCTAAGTCAGCAGGTTTCTCTGTAGCAGGTGGTGGTGACACGCTAGCGGCTATCGACCAATTCGGTATCAAAGCTGACGTTTCTTACATCTCTACTGGTGGTGGTGCATTCCTTGAATTCGTTGAAGGTAAAGTACTTCCAGCAGTGGCAATGCTTGAAGAGCGCGCTAAGTAA
- the fbaA gene encoding class II fructose-bisphosphate aldolase, producing the protein MSKIFDFVKPGVISGDDVQKVFEVAKENNFALPAVNVVGTDSVNAVLEAAAKVKAPVVVQFSNGGAAFFAGKGVKLEGQGAQILGAVAGAKYVHAVAEAYGVPVILHTDHAAKKLLPWIDGLLDAGEEFFAQTGKPLFSSHMLDLSEESLEENIETCAKYLERMAKMNMTIEIELGCTGGEEDGVDNSHMDASELYTSPEDVAYAYEKLSAVSHRFTIAASFGNVHGVYKPGNVVLTPTILRDSQAYCAEKFGIAPNALNFVFHGGSGSTQEEIQESIGYGVIKMNIDTDTQWATWDGIRKYEAENHDYLQGQIGNPTGEDAPNKKYYDPRVWLRAGQASMVARLEQAFADLNAVDVL; encoded by the coding sequence ATGTCTAAGATCTTCGATTTCGTAAAACCAGGTGTTATCTCTGGCGACGACGTACAGAAAGTTTTTGAAGTTGCTAAAGAGAACAACTTCGCTCTACCAGCAGTTAACGTTGTAGGTACTGACTCTGTAAACGCAGTACTAGAAGCAGCAGCTAAAGTTAAAGCTCCAGTTGTTGTTCAGTTCTCTAACGGCGGTGCAGCTTTCTTCGCTGGTAAAGGCGTTAAACTTGAAGGTCAAGGTGCTCAAATCCTTGGTGCTGTAGCGGGTGCTAAATACGTTCACGCTGTAGCTGAAGCTTACGGTGTGCCAGTAATCCTACACACTGACCACGCAGCTAAGAAACTTCTTCCATGGATCGACGGTCTACTAGACGCTGGTGAAGAGTTCTTCGCTCAAACTGGTAAGCCTCTATTCTCTTCTCACATGCTAGACCTTTCTGAAGAGTCTCTAGAAGAGAACATCGAAACATGTGCTAAGTACCTAGAGCGCATGGCTAAAATGAACATGACAATCGAGATCGAACTTGGTTGTACTGGTGGTGAAGAAGACGGCGTAGATAACTCTCACATGGACGCATCTGAGCTTTACACTTCTCCTGAAGACGTTGCTTACGCATACGAGAAACTAAGCGCTGTTTCACACCGCTTCACTATCGCAGCATCTTTCGGTAACGTACACGGCGTTTACAAGCCTGGTAACGTTGTTCTAACTCCAACTATCCTACGTGATTCTCAAGCATACTGTGCAGAGAAGTTCGGTATCGCACCAAACGCTCTAAACTTCGTATTCCACGGTGGTTCTGGTTCTACTCAAGAAGAGATCCAAGAGTCTATCGGTTACGGTGTTATCAAGATGAACATCGATACTGATACACAGTGGGCAACTTGGGATGGTATCCGTAAGTACGAAGCGGAAAACCACGATTACCTACAAGGTCAAATCGGTAACCCAACTGGCGAAGACGCACCAAACAAGAAGTACTACGACCCACGCGTATGGCTACGTGCTGGTCAAGCTTCAATGGTTGCTCGTCTAGAGCAAGCTTTTGCTGACCTAAACGCAGTAGACGTACTATAA
- the mscS gene encoding small-conductance mechanosensitive channel MscS: protein MAGESAGIEAPLVDGLSHAEKWLTTNSDLLVQYGVNIISAVLILFIGNMIVKAVANSVAKVLEKKNMDKAVVEFIHGLVRYLLFVIVLIAALGRLGVQTASVVAVIGAAGLAVGLALQGSLSNFAAGVLIVAFRPFKSGDYVEIGGVAGSVEAIQIFQTVLKTPDNKMVVVPNGSVIGSPITNYSRHETRRVDLMIGVSYNSDLQKTKELLTKICQSDERVLKEPGVQVGVHTLADSSVNFVVRPWVKTADYWNVYFDLMQAIKEGLDKEGIEIPFPQMDVHLNKVEA from the coding sequence ATGGCAGGCGAATCAGCGGGAATTGAAGCTCCCCTAGTTGATGGATTAAGTCACGCAGAAAAATGGTTAACGACGAACTCTGATCTATTGGTTCAATACGGCGTAAACATCATTTCTGCCGTTCTGATTCTATTTATCGGTAACATGATCGTGAAAGCCGTAGCAAACAGTGTTGCTAAGGTTTTAGAAAAGAAAAATATGGATAAGGCGGTTGTCGAGTTTATCCATGGTCTTGTACGTTACTTGCTGTTTGTGATTGTTCTAATTGCAGCGCTGGGCCGCTTAGGTGTTCAAACCGCATCTGTTGTGGCAGTAATCGGTGCCGCCGGTCTTGCTGTTGGTCTTGCTCTTCAAGGCTCACTATCTAACTTTGCGGCGGGCGTACTTATTGTTGCTTTCCGTCCGTTCAAGTCAGGCGACTACGTTGAAATTGGCGGTGTAGCAGGCAGTGTTGAAGCGATTCAGATTTTCCAAACTGTATTGAAAACACCTGATAACAAAATGGTAGTTGTTCCAAATGGCAGCGTCATTGGCAGCCCTATCACGAACTATTCTCGTCACGAAACACGACGTGTCGATTTAATGATTGGGGTTTCTTACAATTCCGATCTACAGAAGACTAAAGAGCTGTTGACTAAGATTTGTCAGTCAGATGAGCGCGTATTGAAAGAGCCTGGCGTGCAAGTTGGTGTTCATACTCTTGCGGATTCTTCAGTTAACTTCGTTGTGCGCCCTTGGGTGAAAACGGCGGACTACTGGAATGTTTACTTTGATTTGATGCAAGCGATCAAAGAAGGCCTAGACAAAGAAGGCATCGAAATTCCTTTCCCGCAAATGGATGTTCACTTGAACAAAGTTGAAGCGTAA
- a CDS encoding YbaK/EbsC family protein has protein sequence MNKLEEIYLFNKTLLGKLNVEYQEWHHEPILDFTTDERVAKELGWTGTHTKSLFLQLKGAGFALFLTDKDSRLDSKGIKALLGKRPSIVSNEAMSEATGCVAGAVCPFGLPAEIPIVVDRRLYEFEQLLYTPGHPECTFGISASDLKIVLSALSNPIFEL, from the coding sequence ATGAATAAACTCGAAGAAATTTATCTGTTTAATAAGACATTGCTGGGAAAGCTAAACGTTGAATACCAAGAGTGGCATCACGAGCCAATTCTTGATTTCACCACAGACGAGAGAGTCGCTAAAGAGCTAGGATGGACAGGTACACACACCAAAAGCCTGTTCTTGCAACTCAAAGGAGCTGGCTTCGCTCTGTTCTTGACAGACAAAGACAGTCGGTTGGACAGCAAGGGTATCAAAGCATTACTAGGCAAACGCCCATCGATTGTAAGTAATGAGGCAATGAGTGAAGCAACAGGTTGTGTTGCTGGTGCCGTCTGTCCCTTCGGTTTGCCCGCAGAGATCCCAATCGTGGTTGACCGTCGACTGTATGAATTCGAACAGCTTCTCTACACACCAGGTCACCCGGAATGCACATTTGGTATTTCTGCTAGCGATCTCAAGATTGTTTTATCAGCCTTGAGCAACCCAATCTTCGAGCTGTAA
- a CDS encoding LysE/ArgO family amino acid transporter, with amino-acid sequence MNVWLILQGFGLGASMIIPIGAQNAYVLNQGIKRQHHLTTASICSFLDIVFISLGIFGGGALLSKNETLLMLVTLGGIAFLTLYGSLSLKSAFSTQSNETKENQTLRGKRAVILGALAVTVLNPHLYLDTVVILGSIGGQFEGQDRISFALGTMMASLVWFYSLSIGAAKLGPVLSQPRVKQGIDIAVAIMMYAIALMLALELFTMFGWVIHE; translated from the coding sequence GTGAATGTTTGGTTGATTTTGCAAGGGTTTGGACTGGGTGCAAGCATGATCATTCCTATTGGCGCACAAAATGCCTACGTGCTTAACCAAGGAATAAAACGACAACATCATTTAACAACAGCTAGTATTTGCAGTTTTCTTGATATCGTTTTTATCTCGTTAGGCATTTTTGGTGGCGGCGCACTGTTGTCCAAAAACGAGACGCTACTGATGCTAGTTACACTGGGGGGTATCGCTTTTTTAACCCTTTATGGCTCCCTATCATTGAAAAGTGCTTTTAGCACTCAGTCTAATGAAACAAAAGAAAATCAAACACTTCGGGGAAAGCGTGCCGTGATTCTCGGTGCACTCGCCGTGACGGTATTAAACCCTCACTTATATCTCGACACCGTTGTCATTCTGGGTTCGATTGGTGGTCAGTTTGAAGGCCAAGATCGCATTTCCTTTGCTCTAGGAACGATGATGGCTTCACTCGTTTGGTTCTACTCGCTGTCTATTGGTGCCGCTAAATTAGGCCCAGTGTTATCACAACCTCGAGTCAAGCAAGGTATTGATATCGCGGTTGCTATTATGATGTATGCGATTGCGCTGATGTTGGCGCTCGAGCTGTTCACTATGTTTGGTTGGGTGATTCATGAATAA